The following are from one region of the Paenibacillus bovis genome:
- a CDS encoding LysR family transcriptional regulator, with translation MTITQIMVFVRVAETLNFTQAAQELHMTQPAVSHAIASIENELDVQLLLRDRKKGVLLTEVGQRVLLEFRSILQSMQKVQQQVAAEKGLDIGTITIGAFPSASAYFLPPIIHQIRQNYPNLVFDLQEGSTNEVREWVHSRQIEAGLILLPDPLVDTIPLYSDQMIVLLPDGHPLHAQETISIRHLDGQDMILCKGGHEVAIMEAFQREKSHLRINFTTHNISTLVNMVRQGLGIGIVSELALSMFPHELTVREVSPQITRQIGIAVPSLGNASLAVQLFVRTAKELFTAEMADQQIL, from the coding sequence ATGACAATTACGCAGATAATGGTTTTTGTTCGTGTTGCCGAGACGCTTAACTTTACACAAGCCGCCCAGGAATTGCATATGACACAGCCCGCAGTCAGCCATGCGATTGCCAGTATCGAGAATGAACTGGATGTGCAGCTGCTGCTCCGGGATCGCAAAAAAGGAGTTCTACTCACAGAAGTCGGTCAGCGGGTGCTGCTGGAATTCCGCTCGATTCTGCAAAGTATGCAAAAAGTACAGCAGCAGGTTGCTGCCGAAAAAGGGCTGGATATCGGCACGATCACGATTGGCGCTTTTCCTTCGGCATCCGCCTATTTCCTGCCCCCAATCATTCATCAGATCCGTCAGAATTATCCCAATCTGGTCTTCGATCTGCAGGAAGGTTCAACCAATGAAGTGAGGGAATGGGTACACAGCCGCCAGATCGAAGCCGGGCTGATTCTGCTGCCCGATCCGCTGGTCGATACTATCCCACTCTATTCTGACCAGATGATTGTGCTGCTGCCGGATGGCCATCCACTGCATGCCCAGGAGACAATTTCGATTCGTCATCTGGATGGTCAGGATATGATCCTGTGCAAAGGCGGGCATGAAGTTGCTATCATGGAAGCTTTTCAGCGTGAGAAAAGCCATTTGCGCATCAATTTCACTACTCATAATATCAGTACGCTGGTCAATATGGTCCGGCAGGGACTCGGCATCGGTATCGTATCCGAGCTGGCTCTGTCGATGTTCCCGCATGAATTAACAGTCAGAGAAGTATCTCCCCAGATCACGCGCCAGATAGGTATTGCTGTACCTTCGTTGGGTAATGCCTCTCTGGCCGTGCAGCTGTTTGTACGAACCGCCAAAGAGCTGTTCACCGCAGAGATGGCAGATCAGCAGATTCTATAA
- a CDS encoding acetylxylan esterase produces the protein MISHAIARRVRELEQYAPMLTSPVDLDEFWEQTLQQFRAKPLSASMEECPTPMKAVRSYRVTYEGFDDTPLSGWYIRPADADEKALPCIVIFHGYAGSKGYPEDYTQWVSMGYAVFAMDVRGQGGETGSRMPSEFGMSSGWMSQGILDKNTFYYRAITVDALKAIEWAAAQPGVDASRIATYGGSQGGGLVLITSALSEIPAIAVANIPNMCHMDFGILNSESSLKEAAQFISRYPEHFNQVLKTLSYFDMINLADRIKIPILVSCGLKDVVCLPETIFAAYNRIHSEKDIAVYPFDGHYVSPHHNRRTMEFIQQHFG, from the coding sequence ATGATTAGTCACGCTATCGCCAGAAGAGTCCGCGAATTGGAGCAATATGCGCCTATGCTGACTTCGCCTGTAGATCTGGATGAATTCTGGGAGCAGACGCTGCAGCAGTTCCGTGCCAAACCGCTTTCCGCTTCTATGGAAGAATGTCCGACCCCGATGAAGGCTGTACGCTCCTACCGGGTCACCTACGAAGGCTTTGATGATACGCCGCTGTCCGGCTGGTATATTCGTCCGGCAGATGCAGACGAGAAAGCTTTGCCCTGTATCGTTATTTTCCACGGTTATGCGGGCAGCAAAGGCTATCCGGAAGATTATACCCAGTGGGTGTCCATGGGCTACGCCGTATTCGCGATGGATGTACGTGGACAGGGCGGCGAGACCGGCAGCCGTATGCCATCCGAGTTCGGTATGAGCTCCGGCTGGATGTCGCAGGGCATATTGGACAAGAATACCTTCTACTATCGTGCGATTACGGTGGATGCACTCAAAGCGATCGAATGGGCAGCTGCCCAGCCGGGCGTAGACGCGAGCCGGATTGCTACCTACGGAGGCAGCCAGGGCGGCGGACTCGTGCTGATCACCTCGGCACTGAGTGAGATTCCTGCAATAGCGGTAGCGAATATTCCGAATATGTGCCATATGGACTTTGGTATTCTCAATTCGGAGAGTTCGCTCAAGGAAGCTGCCCAGTTCATCAGCCGCTATCCCGAACATTTCAATCAGGTACTGAAGACGCTGAGCTATTTTGACATGATTAATCTGGCCGACCGGATCAAGATCCCGATTCTCGTCTCCTGTGGACTAAAGGATGTCGTCTGTCTGCCGGAAACGATTTTCGCTGCCTATAACCGGATTCATTCGGAAAAGGACATCGCAGTGTACCCGTTCGACGGCCATTACGTCAGCCCGCATCACAACCGCCGTACGATGGAATTTATCCAGCAGCATTTTGGCTGA
- a CDS encoding DUF418 domain-containing protein encodes MMYIPPRRLKMIDAMRGFSLLGIILANMLIFQYGSWGAFDLKEPGFSTTDHVVNGLLEVLVVGSFMPIFAFLFGFGIIKMKESLESRQLSPYPYLSRRFLLLMVIGMLHGFFIWEGDILTYYGLYGFVLLLFIRCQPRTLMIWTSIGFGMMLLFGGLGLLVPVDTAITAAERSYHLETLHVYSTGSYTDILVQRNMTMPGIEFPLVFILIFLLMGMTSMLYIPLFWLGMYMAKTRMFDDPQSKSAFYLKGMLIFLPIGLISKLMMFIMPALDWETFSLLFGGPILSIGYIFAFAWLYLKWQSAKWMNGFVAVGKLSLTNYLLQSVICTTIYYGYGLGLFGQLGVAWGTLIAVLVYALQFVFSPLYLRKYSYGPVEKLLRMWTNWSRSGKLPTHPHSPNPVQPAARHM; translated from the coding sequence ATGATGTACATACCCCCTCGAAGATTGAAAATGATCGATGCCATGCGCGGATTTTCGCTGCTCGGTATTATTCTCGCCAATATGCTGATTTTTCAGTATGGTTCCTGGGGAGCATTCGATCTCAAAGAGCCTGGTTTCTCCACGACAGATCATGTAGTAAACGGACTACTGGAAGTGCTTGTGGTCGGCAGCTTTATGCCGATATTTGCTTTCCTGTTCGGCTTTGGCATTATCAAGATGAAGGAAAGTCTGGAAAGCAGGCAGCTCTCCCCTTATCCTTACTTGAGCCGCCGTTTCCTGCTGCTAATGGTGATCGGCATGCTGCATGGATTTTTTATCTGGGAAGGCGATATTCTTACCTACTATGGACTATATGGATTTGTACTGCTTCTATTTATCCGCTGTCAGCCGCGGACACTGATGATATGGACAAGCATCGGATTCGGCATGATGCTGCTGTTTGGCGGACTGGGTCTGCTGGTGCCTGTTGATACGGCAATCACTGCAGCAGAGCGCAGTTATCATCTGGAGACACTGCATGTGTATAGCACAGGCAGCTACACCGATATTCTCGTACAGCGCAATATGACGATGCCCGGTATCGAGTTCCCGCTCGTTTTTATCCTGATTTTTCTACTGATGGGTATGACGTCCATGCTGTATATTCCATTATTCTGGCTGGGAATGTATATGGCCAAAACAAGAATGTTCGATGATCCACAGAGCAAGTCTGCTTTTTACCTCAAGGGTATGCTGATCTTCCTGCCGATTGGTCTGATTAGCAAATTGATGATGTTCATCATGCCGGCGCTGGACTGGGAGACCTTCTCGTTGCTGTTCGGCGGCCCGATCCTGTCGATTGGTTATATTTTTGCTTTTGCATGGTTATATCTCAAATGGCAGTCAGCCAAGTGGATGAACGGATTTGTCGCGGTCGGCAAGCTGTCGCTGACCAACTATTTGCTGCAAAGCGTGATTTGCACGACTATTTATTACGGATATGGGTTGGGGTTGTTCGGACAGCTTGGAGTTGCATGGGGCACGCTGATAGCGGTGCTCGTTTATGCCCTGCAGTTCGTATTTAGTCCCCTATATTTGCGCAAATATAGCTATGGGCCGGTGGAGAAACTGCTGCGGATGTGGACGAACTGGTCGCGCAGCGGAAAGCTGCCGACTCATCCGCATTCGCCGAATCCTGTACAGCCAGCTGCACGCCACATGTAA
- the clpB gene encoding ATP-dependent chaperone ClpB, with translation MDYNRLTHKLQEAVATAQSLATSMGHQEIAPVHLLKALLEQQEGLLPRLLHKMNLPVAVISQQNDELLRRRSSVSGSAAVSRYASAGLLQVLNQAEQEAAEMKDEFVAVEHAVLALISVNDPGNREVRDLLHRHGLNRQAVLAVLSEIRGHQRVTSQDPEATYEVLEKYGRDLVAEVRSGKVDPVIGRDDEIRRVIRILSRKTKNNPVLIGEPGVGKTAIVEGLAHRIVRKDVPEGLKDKIIFSLDMSALVAGAKYRGEFEERLQAVLREVRQSNGQIILFIDELHTIVGAGKTEGSMDAGNMLKPMLARGELHCIGATTLDEYRNYIEKDPALERRFQQVLVSEPNVEDTIAILRGLKERFEVHHGVKIHDNAIVAAGVLSDRYISDRFLPDKAIDLIDEACAMIRTEIDSMPSELDEVTRRIMKMEIEEAALKRETDELSQNRLGILQRELADLKEKQLEMRTRWEQEKEVIEHVNTLKKQLEQARLDLEQAQEEYDLNKSAELSYGIIPGLERELKAAEEAAHQDQEGRLLREAVTDEEIADIVSRWTGVPVSRLVEGEREKLLRLEEVLHERVVGQDEAVQLVADAVIRSRAGIKDPNRPIGSFLFLGPTGVGKTELAKAIASSLFDREENMIRIDMSEYMEKHSVSRLVGAPPGYVGYEEGGQLTEAVRRQPYSVILLDEVEKAHPDVFNLLLQLLDDGRLTDSQGRMVDFKNTIVIMTSNIGSVHLLNGMEQEGQISEAVRSTVMRELNLHFRPEFLNRVDDIVIFKPLRRTEIRQIVFKLADHLRTRLADRQIGLELTDAAAQLIADEGYDPAYGARPLKRFIQRALETRVARALIAGEAAPGSVVQVDADHGELTVVIGEAAAATALEKPLAAHEAQAF, from the coding sequence TTGGATTACAATCGATTAACACATAAATTACAGGAGGCTGTCGCTACGGCCCAGTCGCTTGCGACATCGATGGGGCATCAGGAGATTGCACCTGTGCATCTGCTCAAGGCACTGCTGGAGCAGCAGGAAGGTCTGCTGCCGCGCCTGTTGCACAAAATGAATCTGCCGGTAGCTGTGATCAGCCAGCAAAATGATGAACTGCTGCGTCGCAGATCCAGTGTCAGCGGTTCGGCAGCTGTCAGCCGTTACGCATCGGCAGGACTGCTGCAGGTACTGAATCAGGCCGAGCAGGAAGCGGCGGAGATGAAGGATGAATTCGTCGCTGTCGAGCATGCGGTACTCGCCCTTATTTCCGTTAATGATCCCGGCAACCGGGAAGTACGCGATCTGTTGCACCGTCACGGACTGAATCGGCAAGCTGTACTGGCCGTATTGTCCGAGATTCGCGGTCATCAGCGGGTGACCAGTCAGGACCCGGAAGCCACCTATGAAGTACTGGAAAAGTACGGCCGCGATCTGGTCGCGGAAGTGCGCTCCGGCAAAGTCGATCCCGTGATCGGACGGGATGACGAGATTCGCCGGGTCATCCGTATTTTATCCCGCAAAACCAAAAACAATCCGGTGCTGATCGGCGAACCGGGTGTCGGCAAAACAGCGATCGTCGAAGGACTCGCCCATCGGATCGTACGCAAGGATGTGCCGGAAGGGCTCAAGGATAAAATAATCTTCTCGCTCGATATGAGCGCACTGGTCGCCGGTGCCAAGTATCGCGGTGAATTCGAAGAACGTCTGCAGGCTGTACTGCGCGAGGTCAGACAGAGCAATGGACAGATTATCCTGTTTATCGATGAGCTGCACACGATCGTCGGCGCCGGCAAAACAGAAGGTTCGATGGACGCAGGCAATATGCTCAAGCCGATGCTGGCACGGGGAGAACTGCACTGTATCGGAGCGACCACATTGGATGAATACCGCAATTATATCGAGAAAGATCCGGCTTTGGAGCGCCGTTTCCAGCAGGTACTGGTGAGCGAGCCGAATGTGGAAGATACGATTGCGATTCTGCGCGGGCTCAAGGAACGTTTTGAAGTGCATCACGGGGTGAAGATTCACGATAACGCTATTGTCGCTGCCGGAGTGCTGTCCGACCGTTATATCTCGGATCGTTTTTTGCCGGACAAGGCGATTGATCTGATCGACGAAGCCTGCGCCATGATCCGTACCGAGATTGACTCCATGCCAAGCGAACTGGACGAAGTTACCCGCCGGATCATGAAAATGGAGATTGAAGAAGCCGCACTCAAAAGGGAAACCGACGAGCTGAGCCAAAATCGTCTGGGTATCCTGCAACGCGAACTGGCTGATCTCAAGGAAAAGCAGCTGGAGATGCGAACCCGCTGGGAGCAGGAAAAAGAAGTCATCGAGCATGTAAATACACTCAAAAAGCAGCTGGAGCAGGCGCGTCTCGATCTGGAGCAGGCCCAGGAAGAATATGATCTCAACAAGTCTGCCGAACTGAGCTATGGCATTATTCCGGGACTGGAACGCGAACTGAAAGCTGCGGAAGAAGCAGCTCATCAGGATCAGGAAGGACGTCTGCTGCGGGAAGCAGTAACCGACGAAGAAATTGCCGATATCGTCTCCCGCTGGACCGGCGTACCGGTCAGCCGTCTGGTCGAAGGTGAACGTGAAAAGCTGCTCCGTCTGGAAGAAGTGCTGCATGAACGTGTGGTAGGTCAGGATGAAGCGGTGCAGCTGGTCGCAGATGCCGTGATCCGTTCACGGGCAGGAATCAAGGACCCCAATCGTCCGATTGGTTCCTTCCTGTTCCTCGGTCCGACCGGTGTCGGCAAGACCGAGCTGGCCAAGGCGATTGCCTCGTCCCTGTTTGACCGGGAAGAGAATATGATCCGCATTGATATGTCCGAGTATATGGAAAAGCACAGCGTGTCCCGTCTGGTCGGCGCTCCACCGGGATATGTGGGCTACGAGGAGGGTGGTCAGCTGACCGAAGCGGTACGCCGCCAGCCCTATTCGGTCATTTTGCTGGATGAAGTAGAAAAGGCTCATCCGGATGTATTTAACCTACTCCTTCAGCTGCTGGATGATGGACGTCTCACTGATTCGCAGGGCCGGATGGTCGATTTTAAAAATACGATCGTTATTATGACCTCCAATATCGGCTCGGTTCATTTGCTAAACGGAATGGAGCAAGAAGGACAGATCAGCGAAGCGGTGCGTTCTACCGTAATGCGAGAATTGAATCTGCATTTCCGTCCGGAGTTCCTGAATCGGGTAGATGATATTGTGATATTCAAACCGCTCCGCCGTACAGAAATTCGCCAGATCGTGTTCAAGCTGGCAGATCATCTGCGTACCCGTCTGGCGGATCGGCAGATCGGACTGGAACTCACGGATGCAGCTGCACAGCTAATCGCAGATGAAGGATACGATCCGGCCTATGGCGCCCGCCCGCTGAAACGTTTTATCCAGCGTGCTCTGGAGACCAGGGTCGCCCGTGCACTGATTGCAGGTGAAGCGGCTCCAGGTTCGGTCGTGCAGGTAGACGCGGATCATGGAGAACTGACTGTAGTTATTGGTGAGGCAGCTGCAGCGACTGCTCTCGAAAAGCCGCTGGCTGCTCATGAAGCGCAGGCATTCTGA
- a CDS encoding DnaJ C-terminal domain-containing protein, with translation MPRDYYQKLEVEPGASKQDIRKSYQRLAKKWHPDVNKAPEAEARFKEIAEAYEVLGDENRRQKYDDQLKYESARQAYQSNTGNTGSTSAKSGHTSRAEDRKTAGSTSYEYRTGGGLDEDFFDMFFGDRMKDYDFFSNTAGNASFSNNNGNGGIPLRTTRAKLDITLEQAYRGDHVPIRLGDKRIQIKIPERIPQGSTIRIRGTGSNGIDADEELLITLRILPHSVYALDGSNLQGVLEVAPWEVVLGTDAHVLLPDQSRVRVKVPSGIQSGRILRILGRGLQRDDGSYGDVLLDVEIIVPSDLGEQERELYRQLASSSRYQAQMRRRKS, from the coding sequence ATGCCCCGGGATTATTATCAAAAGCTGGAAGTGGAACCTGGTGCCTCCAAACAGGATATCCGAAAGTCGTATCAGCGGCTGGCCAAAAAGTGGCATCCGGACGTTAACAAAGCACCCGAGGCGGAAGCCCGGTTCAAGGAAATTGCCGAAGCCTATGAAGTGCTCGGAGATGAGAACCGGCGGCAAAAATATGATGATCAGCTCAAATATGAATCAGCGCGCCAGGCTTATCAGTCCAATACGGGCAATACAGGCAGTACGAGTGCCAAATCCGGTCATACATCCCGAGCAGAAGACCGTAAAACAGCTGGCAGTACCAGCTACGAATATCGTACAGGCGGCGGATTGGATGAAGACTTTTTTGATATGTTTTTTGGCGATCGGATGAAAGATTATGATTTTTTCTCTAATACAGCCGGTAATGCCAGTTTCAGCAATAATAACGGGAATGGCGGTATTCCCCTGCGGACGACCCGTGCCAAGCTGGATATTACGCTGGAACAGGCTTATCGCGGCGACCATGTGCCGATCCGTCTGGGAGACAAGCGCATACAGATCAAGATCCCGGAGCGTATCCCGCAGGGCAGCACGATCCGTATTCGCGGCACCGGCAGCAATGGCATCGATGCCGACGAGGAGCTGCTGATCACTCTGCGGATTCTCCCTCATTCGGTCTATGCACTCGATGGCAGCAATCTGCAGGGTGTGCTGGAAGTGGCTCCATGGGAAGTGGTGCTCGGTACGGATGCCCATGTACTGCTGCCCGACCAGTCCAGAGTCCGGGTCAAAGTACCCTCCGGTATTCAATCCGGGCGGATTCTTCGTATTCTCGGTCGTGGTCTGCAGCGAGATGACGGCAGCTATGGTGATGTGCTGCTGGATGTGGAGATTATAGTCCCATCCGATCTCGGCGAGCAGGAACGTGAGCTGTATCGCCAGCTGGCTTCGTCAAGCCGTTATCAAGCGCAGATGAGACGACGCAAATCATAG
- a CDS encoding Hsp20/alpha crystallin family protein yields MFDLVPFGKRHEESWGQLMKSFNDVFNDDFFAPLKSSTLSFKTDIRETENAYLVEAELPGFTKENIDIDYAAPYLTIKAVHHEESTAEDESKGQVVRKERRHGEYVRRFYVEDIDADHIQASLKDGLLKLDIPKRQRPEGRRIEIQSGE; encoded by the coding sequence ATGTTTGATTTGGTTCCTTTTGGTAAACGTCACGAAGAGTCCTGGGGTCAACTGATGAAGTCCTTCAATGATGTGTTTAATGATGACTTTTTTGCACCACTCAAATCGTCGACCCTGTCGTTCAAAACCGATATTCGCGAGACTGAAAATGCTTATCTGGTCGAAGCTGAGCTGCCTGGTTTTACCAAGGAAAATATCGATATCGACTATGCGGCTCCTTATCTGACCATCAAAGCAGTGCATCACGAAGAAAGCACTGCCGAGGATGAAAGCAAAGGTCAGGTTGTACGCAAAGAACGCCGTCATGGCGAATATGTAAGACGCTTTTATGTGGAAGATATTGATGCGGATCATATTCAGGCTTCGCTCAAGGATGGCCTGCTGAAGCTGGATATTCCAAAACGCCAGCGTCCGGAAGGTCGCCGGATCGAGATTCAGTCGGGTGAATAA